In Sulfurisphaera javensis, a single genomic region encodes these proteins:
- a CDS encoding MazG nucleotide pyrophosphohydrolase domain-containing protein, giving the protein MEVKYIQEKLKELYFEKDSERGLYATFTWLVEEVGELAEALLSKDKNSIEEELADVIAWAISVANLTGIDVEEALRKKYKI; this is encoded by the coding sequence TTGGAAGTTAAATATATTCAAGAGAAGCTTAAAGAATTATATTTCGAGAAAGATTCAGAAAGAGGATTATATGCAACATTTACTTGGCTAGTTGAAGAAGTTGGTGAGCTTGCTGAAGCTCTTCTTTCTAAGGATAAAAACTCTATCGAAGAAGAATTAGCTGATGTTATTGCTTGGGCCATATCAGTAGCTAACTTAACTGGGATAGACGTAGAAGAAGCTTTAAGGAAGAAATACAAGATATAA